A window of the Patescibacteria group bacterium genome harbors these coding sequences:
- a CDS encoding ribonuclease J codes for MQQTNSFNRSRRPSRPLDAVQQGTSDAAKKTETLAPGGTKGRGRQSRGRHDYHRVEAMPAHFEPKKSIAPVPLIGAKRLRIVPLGGQEEVGRNMTVFEYGNDIVIVDMGVQWPEEDMPGIDYIVPNASYLRGKEKKIRGVIFTHGHLDHIGAAPILLKNLGYPPIIGRDFTLALIKDKCEDQEKGSANRLKQIRVKSFTDRIKLGVFDAGFFEVEHSIMDAVGIILRTPNGTVIHMGDWTISHEPIDPRPIDYTHLAHLPRPTILMLESLGALKKGLPPSEREVHENFRTLLSDAPGRIIIGTFSSQIRRIAYILEYAEALGKRVALEGYSMKKNIEIAKKLGYLKMKKDTLILIQDVHKYPENKIVIICTGAQGELNAALSKMVTENHRFIKIQKNDTIIFSSSVIPGNERTIQRLKDNLYRKCDNVIHTDIMDVHIGGHSTALGMEEILRQCKPTYFLPVYANHYFLKEAAKIAYRIGFPRQDVFVLDNGSILEVDERRVAKVLKEKADSSYVFIDGLGVGDIGHVVLRDRKALAQDGMVMVTVIIDGKSKNIIGNIQITSRGFIHVKENLALVNETKRKILNVVKDNTSQDTAMDWDQVRNQIREVVGQFLFTKTERRPMILPVVIEV; via the coding sequence ATGCAACAGACTAATTCATTCAACCGCAGCCGCCGACCATCTCGGCCGCTTGATGCTGTTCAGCAAGGCACGTCGGATGCGGCAAAAAAAACAGAAACACTGGCACCAGGTGGTACGAAGGGAAGGGGCCGACAGTCTCGCGGGCGCCATGACTACCATCGTGTTGAGGCAATGCCGGCACATTTTGAACCGAAGAAAAGCATTGCTCCCGTGCCTTTAATCGGAGCCAAGCGCTTGCGCATCGTTCCCTTGGGCGGCCAGGAAGAAGTTGGTCGTAACATGACCGTGTTCGAATATGGCAATGATATCGTTATTGTTGATATGGGTGTGCAATGGCCGGAGGAAGATATGCCGGGTATTGATTATATCGTACCGAACGCCAGCTATTTGCGAGGCAAAGAAAAAAAGATTCGCGGCGTTATTTTTACTCATGGACACCTAGATCATATTGGTGCTGCGCCGATCCTACTGAAAAATCTCGGTTACCCGCCGATTATCGGCCGCGATTTTACACTGGCGCTTATCAAAGACAAGTGTGAAGATCAGGAAAAGGGTTCGGCTAACCGGCTTAAACAAATTCGCGTGAAATCTTTTACGGATCGCATTAAGCTCGGCGTTTTTGACGCAGGTTTTTTTGAAGTTGAGCACTCCATTATGGATGCCGTTGGCATTATTTTGCGGACTCCCAATGGTACGGTTATCCATATGGGAGACTGGACTATTTCGCACGAACCCATCGATCCCCGCCCCATTGATTATACGCATCTTGCACATCTGCCGCGTCCGACCATTCTTATGCTTGAGAGTTTGGGGGCACTCAAAAAAGGGCTGCCGCCTTCCGAGCGGGAAGTGCACGAGAATTTCCGCACCTTGCTTTCAGATGCGCCGGGTAGGATTATTATCGGGACATTTTCTTCACAGATCCGCCGCATCGCCTATATTCTTGAATATGCTGAAGCGCTTGGCAAACGCGTGGCTCTGGAAGGCTATAGCATGAAGAAGAACATTGAAATTGCCAAAAAACTTGGCTATTTGAAAATGAAAAAAGATACCTTGATTCTGATACAAGATGTTCACAAATATCCTGAAAATAAAATCGTGATTATCTGTACCGGTGCCCAAGGCGAGCTTAACGCGGCACTCTCGAAAATGGTGACCGAAAATCACCGGTTCATTAAAATTCAGAAAAACGATACGATTATTTTTTCTTCCTCAGTTATTCCCGGAAACGAACGCACCATCCAGCGCCTCAAGGACAACCTGTATCGTAAATGCGATAACGTTATTCATACGGACATCATGGATGTGCATATCGGCGGCCATTCGACGGCACTTGGTATGGAAGAAATTCTGCGCCAGTGCAAACCGACATACTTCCTACCCGTGTATGCAAACCACTATTTTCTGAAAGAAGCGGCAAAGATCGCATACCGAATCGGCTTTCCGCGCCAGGATGTTTTTGTGCTGGATAATGGTAGTATACTGGAAGTCGACGAGCGCCGAGTGGCGAAAGTGCTCAAAGAAAAAGCCGACTCAAGCTATGTTTTTATTGATGGACTCGGCGTAGGAGATATTGGGCATGTAGTGTTGCGGGATCGCAAGGCGCTTGCACAAGATGGTATGGTTATGGTGACGGTGATTATCGACGGCAAATCAAAAAATATTATTGGTAACATTCAAATCACTTCGCGCGGTTTTATTCATGTCAAAGAGAATTTAGCTCTTGTAAACGAAACCAAGCGTAAAATTCTCAACGTCGTGAAAGACAACACCTCACAGGATACTGCCATGGATTGGGATCAGGTTCGTAATCAGATTCGCGAAGTCGTCGGGCAATTTTTATTTACCAAAACAGAGCGCCGCCCGATGATTCTGCCTGTGGTGATCGAGGTCTAA
- a CDS encoding ABC transporter substrate-binding protein yields the protein MVQWHFSQWKKKSWSHASLDAKLVRSAGRFCLPNMRQWKYLPRLLSLKEKIIALALAGLFIANGIFLGSIGFRSVTAVNPAEGGSYTEGLVGAPQYINPLFLQNNDADRDLSNLMYSSLIRYDEHRKAIGDLAESYEVSPDGTVYTFRLRQGVVWHDGKPFSANDVVATFSKVQDPGLKSPLYVSFKDIKIEKKDDRTVVFTLSKAFAPFLDLMTVGILPEHIWKDIPNEQIPFAAYNLKPIGTGPWSFKTLQKEQDGTLVSYTVVRNEVYYATVPLLDKITFKFYPDTDAALQALKNRNVQGISFLPRDLRDRLKKDGDLAYYTFHLPQYTALFFNPEKHKSLASKKVRQALGYAIDKERIVTQVFGGEGSVIAGPILAGFAGYDESLKPYPFDLAKAAQILSESGWKKNDSGQWYQELSGKQPKSVTSVYRGRKITRTVYETVVKPSAPLSITLVTADQEDLVKTTRIIEENWKALGIIVDVQVNDPSRIKEEIIDPRAYDVFVYGEIIGSDPDLYPFWHSSQMRAPGLNLAAFSNKAADTLLEDARTTSDGAKRPEMYKKFQQILAEEQPAIFLVNPSYNYVVQKKIQGISDNKYIVYPSDRFVDAAQWYVRIHRSWKK from the coding sequence ATGGTACAATGGCATTTTTCGCAGTGGAAAAAAAAATCATGGTCGCATGCCTCGCTTGACGCCAAGCTTGTCCGTTCTGCTGGGCGGTTTTGCCTGCCCAACATGCGGCAGTGGAAATATTTGCCGCGCCTTCTTTCACTAAAGGAAAAAATCATTGCGCTTGCCCTTGCCGGTCTCTTTATTGCAAATGGTATATTTTTAGGAAGCATTGGTTTTCGTTCCGTTACGGCGGTAAATCCCGCAGAAGGAGGTTCCTATACGGAGGGTCTTGTGGGTGCGCCGCAATATATCAATCCATTGTTTTTACAGAATAATGATGCAGATCGGGATTTGAGCAATCTGATGTATTCGAGCCTGATCCGGTATGATGAACACCGAAAAGCTATAGGTGATTTGGCGGAAAGCTATGAAGTAAGCCCGGATGGCACCGTGTATACATTTCGCTTGCGGCAGGGCGTAGTCTGGCATGATGGCAAGCCATTCAGTGCGAATGACGTTGTTGCTACGTTCAGCAAAGTTCAAGACCCCGGCCTTAAGAGTCCGCTCTATGTCAGCTTTAAGGACATTAAAATTGAAAAAAAAGATGACCGCACGGTTGTGTTTACGCTTTCCAAAGCATTTGCGCCATTTCTCGACCTTATGACGGTTGGCATTCTGCCTGAACATATCTGGAAGGACATTCCCAATGAACAGATTCCATTTGCAGCATATAATCTGAAACCCATAGGAACCGGACCCTGGAGTTTTAAAACCCTCCAAAAGGAACAGGATGGCACCCTCGTTTCTTATACGGTTGTCCGCAATGAAGTATACTATGCTACCGTACCCCTCCTTGATAAAATAACATTTAAGTTCTATCCGGATACTGATGCCGCGCTGCAGGCTTTGAAGAATAGAAATGTTCAAGGGATTAGCTTTTTGCCTCGTGATCTGAGGGACAGGCTCAAGAAGGATGGCGATCTGGCATATTATACATTCCATCTTCCCCAGTATACTGCGCTCTTTTTCAACCCCGAAAAGCACAAAAGCCTTGCATCAAAAAAAGTGCGCCAAGCCCTTGGGTATGCGATCGACAAAGAACGTATCGTTACTCAAGTGTTTGGCGGAGAAGGATCTGTGATTGCGGGGCCTATTCTTGCAGGGTTTGCCGGCTACGATGAATCATTGAAACCGTATCCGTTTGATCTTGCAAAGGCTGCACAAATCCTGTCTGAGAGTGGGTGGAAGAAGAATGATAGCGGACAGTGGTATCAAGAATTGAGTGGCAAGCAGCCGAAAAGCGTGACATCGGTATACCGCGGCAGAAAAATAACGCGGACAGTCTACGAAACGGTTGTAAAGCCTTCAGCGCCGCTTTCGATAACGCTGGTGACCGCGGATCAGGAGGATTTAGTAAAGACAACACGCATCATAGAAGAAAATTGGAAAGCGCTTGGCATTATTGTTGATGTGCAGGTGAATGACCCTTCGCGTATCAAAGAAGAAATCATTGATCCGCGCGCCTATGATGTATTTGTATACGGGGAAATTATCGGTTCTGATCCTGACTTATATCCATTCTGGCATTCATCGCAAATGAGGGCTCCCGGCTTGAACCTTGCCGCATTTTCCAATAAAGCAGCCGACACACTCCTGGAAGATGCGCGTACGACATCTGATGGCGCGAAACGGCCGGAGATGTACAAAAAATTCCAGCAGATACTTGCCGAAGAGCAGCCAGCGATATTTTTGGTGAACCCTTCCTATAACTATGTAGTACAGAAAAAAATACAAGGCATTAGCGATAATAAATATATTGTCTACCCTTCCGATCGATTTGTTGATGCAGCTCAATGGTACGTGCGCATTCACAGATCGTGGAAGAAATAA
- the secG gene encoding preprotein translocase subunit SecG produces MKTTILIIQMVSALFLIVCVLMQNRGTGIGTAFGGDGNIYRTKRGVEKGLFIITILLSALFIASSLMAVILQ; encoded by the coding sequence ATGAAAACAACAATCTTGATTATTCAAATGGTGTCTGCCCTGTTTTTGATTGTCTGTGTACTGATGCAGAATCGTGGAACGGGAATAGGTACGGCATTCGGAGGAGACGGTAATATTTACCGGACGAAACGAGGTGTTGAAAAAGGCCTCTTTATTATAACAATTCTTTTGAGCGCTCTTTTTATCGCATCGAGTTTGATGGCAGTCATTCTTCAATAG
- a CDS encoding ribbon-helix-helix protein, CopG family has translation MLKNSKLLTVTVPKATYTRIRSEAKKRRTSISGLVRDAFESYAGKPAGLEEDLRSAVREEILQLKTFLLPAISQEEQKDIEKRYGTPKRVSVKQARYSL, from the coding sequence ATGCTTAAAAATTCTAAACTTCTCACGGTAACAGTGCCAAAAGCAACATATACTCGTATTCGCTCTGAAGCAAAAAAACGCAGGACAAGCATTTCTGGCCTTGTTCGAGATGCATTTGAATCATATGCTGGGAAACCCGCGGGATTAGAAGAGGATTTACGTAGCGCCGTTCGAGAGGAAATACTCCAATTAAAAACATTTCTTTTGCCTGCAATTTCGCAAGAAGAGCAGAAGGATATTGAAAAAAGATATGGTACGCCAAAGCGCGTGTCAGTAAAACAGGCGCGATATTCACTTTAG
- a CDS encoding PEP-utilizing enzyme, translating to GLYCAKVGGNRWQDLGEQGKAQKLSDIQIVELAALVMRIENHYEFPVDTEWAFADGKFFITQSRPITTLTQKKAKQIHFVKTYTRDYSIIIEQAWLHFIEQDIKKFGWESPHSYPTIFYINDGTIEIWENEAALEWLIGRLLEENKAGSTFFNTAIERYQVQLNSLKLYWGKGFTADVEELSCMINLIFESMAGFFVMYFSSIDQRTPLYIKEKANALREQDSYFGSNTTFIRKSLIALYPELEGYEATILRNEIKNPPSKGVLKERKKHSIVYDISVVETVSLDEFAQKNPTFHFVIETPPVDSKEIIQGSVGSAGYAKGVVRILKRRDQISSVVDGEIVVSPMTTPDFLPAMQKGAAIITDEGGIMCHAAIVAREMGKPCIIGTKFATRVLHDGDMVEVDADNGIVRIIKRG from the coding sequence GGACTCTATTGTGCTAAAGTCGGAGGCAATAGATGGCAAGATCTTGGGGAACAAGGTAAGGCGCAAAAACTTTCAGATATACAGATCGTTGAGCTCGCTGCACTGGTGATGCGCATAGAAAACCATTACGAATTTCCTGTTGATACAGAATGGGCATTTGCAGATGGAAAGTTTTTTATCACCCAGAGCCGGCCCATTACAACATTGACACAGAAGAAAGCGAAACAAATCCATTTTGTAAAAACGTATACGCGCGACTATTCCATTATCATCGAACAAGCGTGGCTACATTTTATTGAACAGGACATCAAAAAATTCGGATGGGAAAGTCCGCATTCCTATCCTACGATATTTTACATCAACGATGGCACGATCGAGATTTGGGAAAACGAAGCGGCGCTGGAGTGGCTTATAGGACGACTTCTTGAAGAGAATAAAGCTGGCAGTACTTTTTTTAATACTGCAATTGAGCGTTATCAAGTGCAGCTAAATTCTCTGAAGTTGTATTGGGGAAAAGGCTTTACTGCAGATGTTGAAGAATTGTCATGTATGATAAATCTCATCTTTGAATCTATGGCGGGATTTTTCGTAATGTATTTCTCTTCAATCGATCAGAGAACCCCGCTTTATATAAAAGAAAAAGCAAACGCGTTACGGGAGCAGGATAGTTATTTTGGCAGCAACACCACCTTTATTCGCAAGAGTCTTATTGCACTCTATCCGGAACTGGAAGGATATGAGGCTACTATTTTGAGAAATGAAATCAAGAATCCTCCGAGCAAGGGTGTTTTAAAAGAGCGAAAGAAACACAGCATTGTCTATGACATATCTGTTGTTGAGACAGTATCGTTGGATGAGTTTGCACAAAAAAATCCCACCTTTCATTTTGTTATTGAAACACCACCAGTCGACAGCAAAGAAATAATACAGGGTTCTGTGGGTAGTGCCGGATATGCAAAAGGAGTGGTGCGAATACTCAAAAGGAGAGATCAGATTAGCAGTGTGGTTGATGGTGAAATAGTGGTTTCACCCATGACAACCCCAGACTTTTTACCGGCTATGCAAAAAGGAGCTGCCATTATCACCGATGAAGGAGGAATTATGTGTCATGCGGCTATCGTTGCGCGTGAGATGGGTAAACCCTGCATCATCGGCACCAAGTTTGCCACACGAGTATTGCATGACGGCGACATGGTCGAAGTAGATGCGGATAATGGGATAGTGAGGATTATCAAGCGAGGATAA
- a CDS encoding PEP/pyruvate-binding domain-containing protein: MKSEYIRQFNEIRKEDVAVVGGKGASLGEMTAAGIPVPPGFVVCTSAFESFIHEAQLKAEIESILKTVDHAVMHTIEGASEQIQGIILMAPLPQVLADAILCAFDDLGAEAVAVRSSATAEDSASAAWA; this comes from the coding sequence ATGAAAAGCGAATATATTCGACAATTTAACGAGATTCGAAAAGAAGACGTCGCTGTTGTCGGAGGCAAGGGCGCATCGCTTGGCGAAATGACCGCGGCGGGTATTCCCGTGCCGCCCGGCTTTGTCGTGTGCACAAGCGCCTTTGAGAGTTTCATACATGAAGCTCAGTTGAAAGCCGAGATTGAATCAATTCTCAAAACAGTCGATCACGCAGTGATGCATACCATCGAGGGTGCATCGGAACAGATTCAAGGTATTATTTTGATGGCTCCTTTGCCGCAAGTTCTTGCCGATGCCATCTTATGCGCATTTGATGATCTTGGCGCCGAAGCTGTTGCTGTGCGATCAAGCGCGACAGCAGAAGACAGTGCGAGTGCAGCATGGGC
- a CDS encoding thioredoxin domain-containing protein, whose translation MSPHKQHTNLIVFFAVIIVIVFFGGLMMLGLQKPLPPQSAPVASALNYSPTGIAARGQTYLQQDILTIDSPVSFSVGPKDAKVVFVEFSDYQCPYSQIDMPVVRQLMSQYKDASVRFVFREMPIVKLYPQSINIAEGALCAKDQGKYLEYSEYAFIHQAEASADFPEKIARDIGLDSAQFGLCYSQKFRHQQIVNDLYDAQSLGLTGTPTFFINNERIVGAAMFSELKNAIDLELRK comes from the coding sequence ATGTCCCCCCACAAACAACATACCAATCTCATTGTTTTCTTTGCCGTTATTATCGTCATTGTTTTTTTTGGCGGCTTGATGATGTTGGGGCTCCAAAAGCCCCTGCCTCCCCAATCAGCTCCCGTCGCGTCTGCTTTAAATTATTCGCCCACAGGCATCGCAGCGCGCGGACAAACATATCTTCAGCAGGATATTCTGACAATCGACAGCCCGGTGTCATTTTCCGTCGGACCCAAAGATGCTAAGGTTGTATTCGTAGAATTTTCCGACTACCAATGCCCCTATAGCCAAATCGACATGCCTGTCGTACGGCAGCTTATGAGTCAGTACAAAGATGCATCGGTGCGATTTGTTTTTCGCGAAATGCCCATTGTCAAACTCTATCCTCAATCTATCAACATTGCCGAAGGTGCCCTCTGCGCAAAAGACCAGGGAAAATATCTTGAATACAGTGAATATGCGTTTATCCATCAAGCGGAAGCAAGCGCAGATTTTCCAGAAAAAATCGCGAGGGATATTGGCCTCGATAGTGCGCAATTCGGATTGTGTTATTCTCAAAAATTCCGTCATCAGCAAATCGTCAACGATCTCTATGATGCGCAAAGCCTCGGACTCACCGGCACACCAACATTTTTTATCAATAATGAACGCATCGTAGGCGCAGCAATGTTTTCCGAACTCAAAAACGCCATTGACCTAGAGCTGCGGAAGTGA
- a CDS encoding helicase-related protein: protein QDLAPKINKEVLNYAAVKLYKEYFSQPALAYCIGIDHARDFANLCNKEGISAAWVCGETPDGELRDILKKFLRGEIRVLANADLLIEGFDAPRAAVCLNLRPTLSLVLAEQRGGRVLRPFKNKFSTIVDFVYRDESRRARQVTFAAVAQRAFSIPSHAHTTSGASVPYQKKAMPEIEGLKVVVDTDEVMHMTKTLIEATNETAPDDWKMTREWAEELGIPAFRLHDALKRYLDMHPGFRGKAVVGGQAATYLSKNGRIGIHSSPTLIEQVCRELGKPREKKSKPKAEEEELVLRFRTEGSNNTSIQKEFLAAFGWIIDQMIERHFRFVPKSGHDDLRQVGLMSLITFAKKFDLNQKQKFSTIVQLQIWRDMQKAYERSVPILSLPRQEQEAISRIDTLLKKTEGQELEDEKLCEALGMEPEEFRQHMVLRDMLKGESLEQMSDDREERGSDQAICYEEISTPLSELEEKIAYELAVEDVLEHANLTPKQREVLTLYYGLSGEREHTLVKIEEKLGATGASGILAIALAKVERYGEHFEKRVEMSMLRKAHEENRINSEEHTRATQKQKRSTSEEEGYFSLPKDSSIENSIGEEFAERLKSRTFYYAHPESLQYGEYPITTLYELIALLRNNHSSLLPVFFDKEISVITKRLHMCGVWTNQDFAGCIDISLRTLIPFRKAIGEK from the coding sequence CAGGACTTGGCACCAAAAATCAACAAAGAAGTACTCAATTACGCAGCCGTGAAATTGTATAAAGAATATTTTAGCCAGCCGGCACTAGCATACTGCATAGGGATTGATCATGCCAGAGATTTTGCGAACCTCTGTAATAAAGAAGGAATTTCTGCAGCATGGGTATGTGGAGAAACTCCTGATGGTGAATTGCGAGACATCTTGAAGAAGTTTTTGCGCGGAGAGATTCGCGTGTTGGCAAATGCCGACTTGCTTATCGAAGGATTTGATGCTCCACGGGCAGCGGTATGCTTGAATCTGCGCCCAACGCTGTCACTTGTACTTGCCGAACAGCGCGGCGGGCGTGTGCTGCGGCCTTTTAAAAATAAGTTTTCCACTATTGTAGATTTTGTGTATCGCGATGAGAGTCGGCGCGCTCGACAGGTAACGTTTGCAGCTGTTGCACAGAGAGCTTTCAGTATACCCTCGCATGCGCATACCACTTCTGGTGCATCAGTTCCGTATCAGAAAAAAGCGATGCCGGAAATCGAGGGCTTGAAGGTTGTTGTTGATACAGATGAAGTAATGCATATGACCAAGACGCTTATTGAAGCTACCAATGAGACTGCGCCAGATGATTGGAAAATGACAAGAGAATGGGCAGAGGAGCTTGGCATTCCCGCGTTTCGACTTCACGACGCATTGAAGCGCTATCTTGATATGCACCCGGGCTTTCGCGGAAAGGCTGTCGTGGGAGGGCAGGCGGCTACGTACCTGTCAAAGAATGGGCGTATCGGCATACATAGCTCACCCACGCTGATTGAACAAGTCTGCAGAGAGCTTGGCAAACCGCGTGAGAAAAAGAGCAAACCGAAAGCCGAAGAAGAAGAACTAGTGCTCCGTTTTAGAACTGAAGGATCGAATAATACGTCTATTCAAAAGGAATTTCTAGCGGCATTTGGATGGATCATCGACCAGATGATCGAACGGCATTTCCGGTTTGTACCTAAGAGCGGGCATGATGATTTACGCCAAGTTGGCTTGATGTCACTTATCACCTTTGCAAAAAAATTCGACCTCAATCAAAAACAAAAATTTTCAACCATCGTACAGCTTCAAATTTGGCGAGATATGCAGAAGGCGTATGAGCGGAGTGTGCCTATTCTTTCTTTGCCACGCCAGGAACAAGAAGCTATCTCTCGAATTGATACTCTCCTCAAAAAAACAGAAGGCCAGGAGTTGGAGGATGAAAAGCTTTGTGAAGCGCTTGGCATGGAACCGGAAGAATTTCGACAACATATGGTTTTGCGAGATATGTTGAAAGGTGAATCTCTTGAACAGATGAGTGATGACCGTGAAGAGAGAGGAAGCGATCAGGCAATCTGTTATGAAGAAATTTCAACACCTCTATCTGAACTTGAGGAAAAGATCGCGTATGAGCTTGCGGTAGAGGATGTTTTAGAGCATGCGAACTTGACACCGAAGCAACGCGAAGTCTTGACGCTGTATTATGGACTTTCCGGCGAGAGAGAGCATACACTGGTAAAGATTGAAGAAAAACTTGGAGCGACCGGCGCTTCCGGTATTCTTGCTATTGCTCTTGCAAAAGTAGAAAGATATGGTGAGCATTTTGAAAAGAGGGTGGAGATGAGTATGTTGCGAAAAGCGCATGAAGAGAATCGCATAAATTCCGAAGAACATACTCGCGCTACCCAGAAACAAAAAAGAAGTACATCAGAAGAAGAGGGTTATTTTTCTCTTCCCAAAGACAGTTCAATCGAGAATAGTATTGGTGAAGAGTTTGCAGAAAGGTTAAAAAGCAGAACGTTTTATTATGCTCATCCCGAATCTTTGCAGTATGGTGAGTATCCCATAACAACGCTTTATGAGCTTATTGCTCTTTTACGCAATAATCACTCTTCCCTGCTTCCTGTTTTTTTTGATAAAGAAATAAGTGTTATTACAAAGCGATTACACATGTGCGGAGTATGGACAAATCAAGATTTCGCCGGATGTATCGATATAAGCTTAAGAACGCTTATCCCATTTCGAAAAGCGATCGGCGAAAAATAA
- a CDS encoding excinuclease ABC subunit UvrA encodes MLNSIVIRGARVHNLKNVSIDVPHKKLVVFTGLSGSGKSSLAFDTIYAEGQRRFMESLSSFTKQFMENLDKPDVDLIDGLPPTIAIDQRTSSASPRSTVGTATEIYDYIRLLFARIGIPHCPKCSKKIISRTRQDIINDISVRIKACKSESIILAPIAHDEKVDIDNIVDELEKIGYHAVRLDGRIYSLRELLQAHVDENKKHTLEVIVERLYKSESGHLDHNRLVSAIKTALEYGDGTVILTVPEKKEEHYFTENLLCSDCGITLEELQPQHFSFNNPRGAC; translated from the coding sequence ATGTTGAACTCCATCGTTATTCGCGGAGCCCGCGTCCATAATCTGAAAAACGTTTCAATCGACGTCCCCCACAAAAAGCTTGTCGTCTTTACGGGACTCTCCGGATCAGGAAAATCATCGTTAGCATTTGATACTATTTACGCGGAAGGGCAGCGACGGTTCATGGAAAGCCTTTCGAGTTTCACCAAGCAGTTTATGGAGAATCTCGACAAGCCCGATGTCGACTTGATCGATGGCTTGCCGCCTACGATCGCCATCGACCAGCGCACAAGCTCCGCTTCTCCACGTTCAACAGTCGGAACCGCAACGGAAATTTACGACTATATTCGCTTGCTCTTTGCCCGCATCGGCATTCCCCATTGTCCAAAATGCAGCAAAAAGATTATTTCACGCACACGACAAGATATCATCAACGACATTTCAGTGCGTATCAAAGCGTGCAAATCTGAAAGCATCATCCTCGCTCCCATTGCCCATGACGAAAAAGTAGACATTGATAATATCGTGGATGAACTGGAAAAAATAGGATACCACGCCGTACGATTGGATGGACGCATTTACTCGTTGCGCGAATTGCTCCAAGCCCATGTTGATGAAAACAAAAAACATACGCTTGAAGTCATTGTCGAACGCCTTTACAAATCAGAAAGTGGCCACCTAGATCACAATCGCCTCGTCAGTGCCATAAAAACCGCGCTCGAATACGGCGATGGAACTGTTATTTTAACCGTGCCGGAGAAAAAAGAAGAGCACTATTTCACGGAAAACCTACTCTGTAGCGACTGCGGCATCACTCTTGAAGAACTCCAGCCGCAGCATTTTTCATTCAACAACCCGCGTGGCGCATGCCA